The following is a genomic window from Vibrio cyclitrophicus.
AATTTTGTCGCGCTAGAAGATGGCGTGTCTATTTTAAATCGCTTGCGTCTTGAAGGTGGTAACAGCAAAGCTGATATCGTGTTAGGCCTAGATAACAATCTAATGGCTGAAGCGAAAGCGACGGGCTTATTGGCTGAGCACAGTGTTGATACGTCAGCAGTAACGCTTCCTAATGGTTGGAGTGACAGCACTTTTGTTCCATATGACTTTGGCTACTTTGCTTTTATTTACAACAAAGAGAAGTTGGTAAATCCACCTAAGAGCCTTAAAGAACTGGTTGAGCAGCGTGATGATCTTAAGGTTATCTACCAGGATCCACGTACATCAACACCAGGTCAAGGCATGATGCTATGGATGAAGTCTGTTTACGGTGATGAAGCGACAGACGCGTGGAAGAAGCTCGCTCAGAAAACGGTTACTGTGACTAAAGGTTGGTCTGAGGCTTACTCTATGTTCCTAAAAGGCGAGTCGGACTTAGTCCTGTCTTACACGACTTCTCCGGCTTACCACATCATTGCAGAAGGTGATTCTAAGTACGCAGCAGCAAGCTTTGAAGAAGGTCATTATACTCAAGTCGAAGTGGCAGCTAAGGTCAAAGGCAGCAAGAACGAAAAGCTGGCTGATGAATTTATGGTATTTATCCTGAGTGACGAGTTCCAATCAGCGATGCCAACGGGTAACTGGATGTACCCAGTGACAGATATTGAGCTTCCAAAAGGGTTCGAGCAACTTACGGTTCCTCAAAAAGCGCTAGGTTTCACGCCTGAAGAAATAGCATCTAAGCGTAAGCCATGGATTCGTGAATGGCAGAGTGCACTTACTTTTTAACTTACTATTAAAAAGATGAGCGCCCTGTACTTAAAGGCTCATTCGTGATGTTTGGAATGAGCCATTTACGGTAAATAATTAATTTATGA
Proteins encoded in this region:
- the thiB gene encoding thiamine ABC transporter substrate binding subunit, with protein sequence MKLTFTTLAVTTAISFSAVAADNTLTVYTYDSFAADWGPRPAVEKAFEEKCGCDVNFVALEDGVSILNRLRLEGGNSKADIVLGLDNNLMAEAKATGLLAEHSVDTSAVTLPNGWSDSTFVPYDFGYFAFIYNKEKLVNPPKSLKELVEQRDDLKVIYQDPRTSTPGQGMMLWMKSVYGDEATDAWKKLAQKTVTVTKGWSEAYSMFLKGESDLVLSYTTSPAYHIIAEGDSKYAAASFEEGHYTQVEVAAKVKGSKNEKLADEFMVFILSDEFQSAMPTGNWMYPVTDIELPKGFEQLTVPQKALGFTPEEIASKRKPWIREWQSALTF